A region of the Terriglobales bacterium genome:
ACAGGGGCCAGCCTTACAATCGATGGGGGATACATCGCATAATTGAGAACGAGGAGAGATGGATATGGCCCGACCGAAGGAATTTGATCTAGAGAGAGCTCTTCATCGTGCCATATCCGCCTTCTCTCAAAAAGGCTTTGCCGCCACGTCAACCGACGAGTTGATGCGTGCAATGGAGGTAGGTCGGCAAAGTATGTATGACACTTTCGGGGACAAACGCGCCCTCTTCTTGAAGGCTCTCGAAGTCTACGTCTCGGAAAACGGTCGCGCCATGAATGTCGAACTCCGAGCTCCAGGGTCACCGCTTGCTGCTATCCGGAGCGCATTGGTTCATTTTTCAGAACGCAAAGATCTTTCCAGTACAGATGGTTGCATGGGGATTAATGCCATCTGTGAGTTCGGGATGCGCGATGAAGACGTGACGCGAATTATACGCCGTGCTGCCAACGCACAGCGTCACACGCTCATGGACACATTGAGACGAGCTCGGATGGAAGGCGAACTTGATGCTCGGACGGACATTGAGAGTCTTGCCGATTTCTTTGAAAGCACGCTGGCAGGAATAAGGATTGCTGCGAAAGCGGGAAAGACTCGGTCAGCCCTAAGACGAATCGCTGAGATTGCATCTGGCACGTTTGCCGATGCTAAATCATCGGTCCTGTGAAGTCGGCTAGTGACACGTCGCACGGAGAGAAATTTGAATCTTATTCTGGATAATATAATCCAATAAGACAGGTTGCAACTCTTTGCCGTTCTACGGACGCAACCAAATTTATGACTCAGCTGATCGCGGAAGCCGAAACGGTCTTTTCTAAATATTCGAAGGAGAAATTCTGATGAATGATCCCCACAAGTTCGGTACGGAGTTTGGATCTGATCATGCACTCGAACAAAGGACACCTATTGTCAGTCACCATGACACCATCAAATGGTTTGAGGCAATCCCCGGAGAACAATTGTGTATTCGGGTTCACGGAACACAGGTGAATGGCCGCTTTGCAATTATGGAAAATATCGCGTCGCCAGGCACAGCAACACCTATGCACTTCCATGCGGAAGATGAAATTTTTCACATCCTTGAAGGGACTGTGACCTTCAGCATCGACGGCGACGTTTTCAATGCCTCCGTCGGCTCAATTGTGGTTATTCCAGGAGGCGCACATCACGCGTGGAGGAATCGTTCGAACGCTCCGATCCGCATGTCGACCTTCTTTTCACCAGGTGGAATAGAAGAGCTTTACCCCAAGCTTGTCGGCTTGTCGTTAGAAGAGCTATCTACTGTAGTCGAACCATTCGGATCAGGCATTGTTGGACCGCCCATCGATGAGTAACGTCTCCGCAGCGGACGTTTATCTCGACGGCCCACAATGAGTCGCAGGGACAGGCGGCGTTGCGGACTTGCTAGAGCAGGCGTTTAGCGCTCAAGCGGACCATTAGAAATATTCACGTGCGCTTCGGAATCATAAGTCTCGCAACCGCGGCACTTGTAACGGACAGGCCTGCGCAAATGAACATGACGATCCTGAATCCGAATGCAAATGCATCCCCAATCATTTCTTTAATGGCAAATCTCGTAGCAGTATCCAGAGCAGCGGGTACCTGCAAGCCGGCGAGCCTGATCTCTTCCGATTGGAGCTTCTGTAGCATGCCGGGCGGCAGTGACAGATAATCGAGGCTGTTGTTCAGGCGAGAACCAAAGGCTTTCACCATCACAATCCCAAGAACTGCAATTGCAAGCACACTCGCGACTCGGGCAACTGCATTGTTGATTCCAGAAGCGGTACCGACGCGGTCTTGATCTACGGAATTCATTACCACGGTGGTGAGAGGAGCCACGGTGAGCGTCATCCCGAATCCCAAGACAACCAACGCCGGGAAAAAAGACTTCCAATAGCTACTTCCAACAGACGGCAAGGCAAACAGAACCAAACCCACAGCGGCAATGAGCGGCCCGATCGTCAGCGGACTCCTTGGCCCGTAGCGAGCAACGAGTCCGCCAGCCCAGCGGGAAAGAAGGAACATCAGCAGGATCAGGGGAAGCATGGCAGCGCCCGCTGCAGTCGCCGAGTATCCCTGGACTTGGATTAGGTTCAACGGGAACAAGAAAAAGAAAATTCCAATCGCGGCATATAGAAAGAGCGTAAGCAGGTTGGCGCCACTGAAGCTGCGAGATTTGAAGAGCGTGAGCGGCACCATCGGCGAAGCAACACGAGCTTCGACGAAAACGAGCGCGATAAGACACCCGAAAGCAACGATCAAACTCCCGAAGACCAGGGGATTGCCCCACCCCAGGTTGAGGGATTCGAGGAAGCCGTTTACCAAACCGCCTAGCCCTAGCGTGGCAAGAAAAGCTCCGACCCAATCGACGCGCGCTGTAATGGCGCTGCGGCTTTCCGGAATTTGCCAAAGCGAAATCGCTATCACCACCGCTGCAATCGGGAGATTGATGAAAAATGCCCAGCGCCAGGAGGCATGCTCAACCAGCCAGCCACCAAGAACGGGCCCAACTGCGGTGGTGATCGCGGTAAAGCCAGACCAGGTGCCGATCGCGCGGCCACGATTTTTCTCGCCGAAAGACGTACTGATAATCGCAAGGCTGCCGGGCACCAGCAATGCAGCCCCAATACCTTGAATGCTCCTGGCAATGATCAGGTGATGAATGTTTGCTGCGATTCCGCAAGCCAGGGAGGCCACGGCGAAGATCGCCACACCCACCACGAAGATCAGGCGACGGCCAAACAAATCACCGAGCGAGCCTCCGACCAGAATCAGTGCACCGAGGAACAGTCCGTAAGACTCGACCACCCATTGCACATCTACCACCGTTGCATGAAAGCTCGCCTGGATCGCAGGCAGAGCGACACTGACGACTGTGCTATCGATGAAAGCCATGCTGGAGCCGAGAATGGTTGCAGCGAGTATCCAGGATCTCGTCTTTGCTGCACACGGAGCCTCGACAGGCCCAGTTCGGATTATGGCTTCATCGCAAGGTGGTCTCATAAGCGCTATGGATGCTATTCGGAGCGCATAAGGTTCTGAACGTTACTGAAGCACAGAGAGTGTGCGGCCCCGACCCTGACCTATGATGCCCGAGTTAGGGGCAATGCGGAAGCTATTCCGGGCCAGAAGTCGGCTTATGAGAACTAATCCCGCTTCTGGGTGATCTTCAGAAACCGGACTGCTGAAACGCGACTTGTAAATCAGACTGCATGCTTCCGCGTGCATCCAAACTCCATCTGCGGATTTCAAGTTGCTCGGAGTTGCAGGTCGCATTTAGGATGGTTCCTCCTGGGTTGCCGCCCAAGAGGGGTTCTTTACAAGGAGGTTTCCCTTGAGGCTCCGTTTCAATCGTGGATCAGGTCACTCACTCGTGATGGCTGGAGTCTTGTTCTGCTGGGCGGCAACATCCGTTGCGCAGACCGGGACGGCTTCCATCGCCAGCACACCCGGGCAAGCCATTCCTGGAACGCAGGGAGCAAGCCCATTCGCCAGCAGCGTACCGGCAAAGCCCGTTGCGGGCGTGATTCCGATTTCGCTGCAGGAGGCGATTGACCGCGGGTTGAAGCAGAATCTCGGGCTCCTGCTTTCGAGTTCAGACATCCGTTCCGCCCGCGGAGAGCGCTGGGAGCAGTTGAGCGCACTCCTTCCCCATGTGACGGCATCACCCTACGTGAACGTTTCACAAACAAATCTCCAGGAGCTGGGCATTTCGCTGAGCTTGCCCGGAGTCAAGCTGCCCTCTTCGGTGGGTCCCTTTTCTTATTTCGACGCGCGTGTCGCCGTAGCTCAGTCGCTGTTTGACTGGAAATCCATCAATAATGAGCGCGCCGCGGCGCAGAACTTGAAATCTACGGAATACAGTTTTAAGGATGCCCGTGATCTTGTGGTGCTCGCCGTAGGCTTCACCTATTTGCAGGCGATCGCTGACGAGGCCCGGGTCGAGACGGCTGAAGCGCAGGTCCAGACTGCACAGGCGCTCTACGATCAAGCGACCGATCGGGTGACCGCCGGCGCTTCGCCGGCCATTGATAGCTTGAGGGCAAAGGTAGAACTCCAGACCCGGCAGCAGCAGTTGATCCAGGCGAAGAACAACTTAGCGATTCAGAAGCTGACCGTGGCGCGCGTCATTGGGCTGGCCCCGGGGCAGGAGTTCCAACTGACCGACAAATCGCTCTATCAGCCCTTCGAGGGCATCAGCGTCGATGAGGCGCTCAAGCGTGCTTACGCTTTGCGCTCGGATTATCAGGCGGCCACGAGCACGGTGCGCGCTGCGGAATTTACCCGCAAGGCGGCGGTCGCCGGATATTTCCCCTCAGTGTCTTTCAACGCAGACTACGGAAGAGGAGCAGCGCATCCCTCGACGGCGACGGAGGTGTTCGACGTGCGCGGAACCCTGTCCATTCCAATTTTTACGGGCGGCAGCGTTCATGGCGACGTGTTGCAGGCAGACGCGAGACTCGAGCAGAGTCGTGAACGCCTGGAGAGCCTGCGCGCTCAGATCGACGCGGACGTTCGCACCGCATTGTTGAACCTGCAGTCCTCGGCGGACCAAGTCAACGTGGCGCGCAGCAACATTGACTTGGCGGAGCAGACGCTGGCGCAGTCGCGCGATCGTTTCTCGGCGGGCGTCGCCGATACGGTGGAAGTGGTGCAGTCGCAGGAGGCGGTGGCGAGCGCCCACGAACAGTACATCTCCAGCCTCTACAACTACAATTACGCGAAAATTTCCTTGGCGCGGGTCTTGGGTATTGCCGAAGAGGGCGTTAAGGAATACTTCAAAGGAAAATGATCATGGCAGAAGAAAACCCAACCCCTTCGGAGATTGGGACAAGCCACCAGTCTATGGCCAGCGCACCCCCCGCACCGCGTTCGTACTCTCGGCCGAAGCGCCGCCGAAACATGCTCATTGCGATTGGCGTGCTGATAGTGCTCGTCGTCGGCATATTCCTGTGGCGGTATTTCGGCAGCTATGAATCGACTGACGACGCTCAGGTTGATGTCCATCTCTATCCGGTCAGCGCGCGTATTTCCGGCTACGTGATCCGCGTTAACGTAGAAGACAACCAGTGGGTGCAGAAAGGGACTGTACTGGCAGAGATTGATCCGAGAGATTATGAAGTTGCTGTAGCGGAGGCGCAAGCCAACCTGGCGAATGCGGAGGCGACCGCGCAATCGCTGAATATTACTGTGCCCATCACTTCGGTGAACACTTCGAGCCAATTGACGTCTACGGCATCGGGTATCGAAAACGCCAGAGCGGGAGTCGTTACCGCTGAAAAGCAACTCGTGGCCTCCCATGCCCAACTGGAGCAGGCGGAGGCCGAGGATGTGAGGGCTCAAGACGATCTCCGCCGTTACAAGCAGCTGGTCGACAAAAAAGAAGTGGCCGAGCAAGTTTACGATCAGGCCCTGGCGACAGCTAAGGCAAGCACGGCGGCAGTGACCGGTGCTCAGGCTAATGAATCTGCGGCGCAGCAGGGTGTGCGACAAGCGCAGGACCGCCTGGTGGAGGCGCAGGCGAACCGCCAGTCCGCGGAAACCGGGCCTCAGCAAGTATCGTCAACGCGGGCTCGCGTGCGGGCCGCAATTGCTGATGTGGAGCAGAAACGCGCGCTCCTGGAGCAAGCGCAACTCAATCTGCAATACACCAAAATCGTTGCCCCGGTCGATGGCGAGGTGAACAAGACAGTAGTCGTGGGGATGAATGTTCAGCCGGGACAGCAATTGCTCACCGTGGTGCCTCTGGACGAAGTATGGATCACCGCAAATTTCAAAGAAACGCAGCTCAAGCACATGCGGCTGGGACTGAAAGCAAAAATTCACGTGGATTCCACAGGCCGGACGTTTATGGGTCATGTAGATAGCATTGCCGGCGCCACCGGCCCACTGTTCAGCTTGCTTCCGCCCGAGAATGCCACCGGCAATTACGTAAAAATCGTGCAAAGGATTCCAGTCAAGATCGTTCTCGAACTCGGCGAGAACAAAAATCGTGAGCTTCGGCCGGGCATGAACGTAGTACCCGATGTGTATCTCCAATGAGCTCCGCTGCCCTGACCCTCGACCAGGATGTATGGCAGCCCAAGTACAACCCTTGGCTGATCGCGGTTGTCGTGGCGCTTGCAGCGTTCATGGAGGTCCTCGATACCAGCATCGCCAACGTGGCCCTGCCGTATATGGGGGGAAATCTAGGGGCGAGCAACGACGAGAGTACCTGGGTCCTGACGTCTTATCTGGTGTCAAATGCTATTGTTCTGCCCATCAGCGGATGGCTCGCAGGCACGCTGGGGCGCAAACGTTTTTTCCTGGGCTGTTTGTTTGTGTTTACGCTGAGCTCTCTGCTTTGCGGGATGGCGCCGAGCCTTGGTCTTCTTCTCTTTTTCCGGATACTGCAGGGCGCGGGCGGCGGCGGGCTACAGCCCATGGCGCAAGCGATTTTGGCAGACACCTTTCCGCCGCATCAAAGAGGATTGGCATTTGCGCTCTACGGTATTACCGCCGTCACGGCCCCAACCATTGGCCCGACTCTGGGCGGGTGGATCACCTTCAACTATTCGTGGCGATGGATTTTTTTCATCAATCTCCCGGTCGGGTTGGCTACGTTGTTTCTGGTATACCGTTTCGTGGAAGATCCGCCCTATCTGGCGCGCCTGAAGAGCGCAGGGGTAAAGCTGGACTACGTTGGTATCGCTTTGCTGGCACTGGGCGTCGGGGCACTGCAAATCATGCTGGATAAGGGCCAGGAGGATGACTGGTTTGGGTCAAGCTTCATCACGACTTTGGCCATTACAGCAGCGGTCTGCCTGCTGTCTCTGGTGATCTGGGAGTGGTTTCAGAAAGCGCCGATCGTCGACGTTCGCTTGTTCAAGAGCTTTAATTTCGCCACCGCCAACTTGATGATGTTTATGCTGGGAATCGTATTGTTCAGCAGCCTGGTGATGCTGCC
Encoded here:
- a CDS encoding TetR/AcrR family transcriptional regulator: MARPKEFDLERALHRAISAFSQKGFAATSTDELMRAMEVGRQSMYDTFGDKRALFLKALEVYVSENGRAMNVELRAPGSPLAAIRSALVHFSERKDLSSTDGCMGINAICEFGMRDEDVTRIIRRAANAQRHTLMDTLRRARMEGELDARTDIESLADFFESTLAGIRIAAKAGKTRSALRRIAEIASGTFADAKSSVL
- a CDS encoding cupin domain-containing protein, with translation MNDPHKFGTEFGSDHALEQRTPIVSHHDTIKWFEAIPGEQLCIRVHGTQVNGRFAIMENIASPGTATPMHFHAEDEIFHILEGTVTFSIDGDVFNASVGSIVVIPGGAHHAWRNRSNAPIRMSTFFSPGGIEELYPKLVGLSLEELSTVVEPFGSGIVGPPIDE
- a CDS encoding MFS transporter, with amino-acid sequence MRPPCDEAIIRTGPVEAPCAAKTRSWILAATILGSSMAFIDSTVVSVALPAIQASFHATVVDVQWVVESYGLFLGALILVGGSLGDLFGRRLIFVVGVAIFAVASLACGIAANIHHLIIARSIQGIGAALLVPGSLAIISTSFGEKNRGRAIGTWSGFTAITTAVGPVLGGWLVEHASWRWAFFINLPIAAVVIAISLWQIPESRSAITARVDWVGAFLATLGLGGLVNGFLESLNLGWGNPLVFGSLIVAFGCLIALVFVEARVASPMVPLTLFKSRSFSGANLLTLFLYAAIGIFFFLFPLNLIQVQGYSATAAGAAMLPLILLMFLLSRWAGGLVARYGPRSPLTIGPLIAAVGLVLFALPSVGSSYWKSFFPALVVLGFGMTLTVAPLTTVVMNSVDQDRVGTASGINNAVARVASVLAIAVLGIVMVKAFGSRLNNSLDYLSLPPGMLQKLQSEEIRLAGLQVPAALDTATRFAIKEMIGDAFAFGFRIVMFICAGLSVTSAAVARLMIPKRT
- a CDS encoding TolC family protein — translated: MRLRFNRGSGHSLVMAGVLFCWAATSVAQTGTASIASTPGQAIPGTQGASPFASSVPAKPVAGVIPISLQEAIDRGLKQNLGLLLSSSDIRSARGERWEQLSALLPHVTASPYVNVSQTNLQELGISLSLPGVKLPSSVGPFSYFDARVAVAQSLFDWKSINNERAAAQNLKSTEYSFKDARDLVVLAVGFTYLQAIADEARVETAEAQVQTAQALYDQATDRVTAGASPAIDSLRAKVELQTRQQQLIQAKNNLAIQKLTVARVIGLAPGQEFQLTDKSLYQPFEGISVDEALKRAYALRSDYQAATSTVRAAEFTRKAAVAGYFPSVSFNADYGRGAAHPSTATEVFDVRGTLSIPIFTGGSVHGDVLQADARLEQSRERLESLRAQIDADVRTALLNLQSSADQVNVARSNIDLAEQTLAQSRDRFSAGVADTVEVVQSQEAVASAHEQYISSLYNYNYAKISLARVLGIAEEGVKEYFKGK
- a CDS encoding HlyD family secretion protein: MAEENPTPSEIGTSHQSMASAPPAPRSYSRPKRRRNMLIAIGVLIVLVVGIFLWRYFGSYESTDDAQVDVHLYPVSARISGYVIRVNVEDNQWVQKGTVLAEIDPRDYEVAVAEAQANLANAEATAQSLNITVPITSVNTSSQLTSTASGIENARAGVVTAEKQLVASHAQLEQAEAEDVRAQDDLRRYKQLVDKKEVAEQVYDQALATAKASTAAVTGAQANESAAQQGVRQAQDRLVEAQANRQSAETGPQQVSSTRARVRAAIADVEQKRALLEQAQLNLQYTKIVAPVDGEVNKTVVVGMNVQPGQQLLTVVPLDEVWITANFKETQLKHMRLGLKAKIHVDSTGRTFMGHVDSIAGATGPLFSLLPPENATGNYVKIVQRIPVKIVLELGENKNRELRPGMNVVPDVYLQ
- a CDS encoding DHA2 family efflux MFS transporter permease subunit, which codes for MSSAALTLDQDVWQPKYNPWLIAVVVALAAFMEVLDTSIANVALPYMGGNLGASNDESTWVLTSYLVSNAIVLPISGWLAGTLGRKRFFLGCLFVFTLSSLLCGMAPSLGLLLFFRILQGAGGGGLQPMAQAILADTFPPHQRGLAFALYGITAVTAPTIGPTLGGWITFNYSWRWIFFINLPVGLATLFLVYRFVEDPPYLARLKSAGVKLDYVGIALLALGVGALQIMLDKGQEDDWFGSSFITTLAITAAVCLLSLVIWEWFQKAPIVDVRLFKSFNFATANLMMFMLGIVLFSSLVMLPLFLQTLLGYTSQLAGLAVSAGGLMLLLEMPIMGQLTTKIQARYLIAFGWLCLAVAMFYSTKRIDLQISFNTALWLRVAQVVGLGFLFVPISLVAYIGIAPEKNNAVAGIVNFMRNMGSSVGTSLVTTLLARRSQFHQHTLVSYTRPDNPNFQNALNGLSTRLAHSGLSAPAARGLAIARIYQELQAQASCLAYIDTFMVLAVAAAIMIFLAFLLKKNDPGGGGAPRLE